A window of the Buchnera aphidicola (Periphyllus koelreuteriae) genome harbors these coding sequences:
- the rpoC gene encoding DNA-directed RNA polymerase subunit beta', whose amino-acid sequence MKELFKFIKKNKSDNFNSIKISLPSPEIVRSWSYGEVKKPETINYRTFKPERDGLFCARIFGPVKDYECLCGKYKRLKHRGVICEKCGVEVTQSKVRRERMGHIELASPIAHIWFLKSLPSRIGLLLDMPLKDIERVLYFESYVVIENGTTTLKKGSILTEEQNIEAIEEFGDEFQAEMGAEAIQKILKKINLKKECKKLRIELKHTHSETKKKKTTKRIKLIESFINSNNKPEWMILTVLPILPPDLRPLVPLDGGRFATSDLNDLYRRVINRNNRLKRLLELSAPDIIVRNEKRMLQESVDALLDNGRRGRAIIGSNKRPLKSLSDMIKGKQGRFRQNLLGKRVDYSGRSVITVGPYLKLNQCGLPKKMALELFKPFIYGKLEEKNVAATIKSAKKMVEQEDSIVWDVLDEVIKKHPILLNRAPTLHRLGIQAFEPILIEGKAIQLHPLVCAAYNADFDGDQMAVHIPLTIESQVEAKNLMMSTNNILSPANGEPIIVPSQDVVLGLYYMTREKINGKGENMLLSGPKEAEKIYELGLAELHSIVKVRITEYKKYKNKIKIKYKKIIKTTIGRAILWKIVPKGMPFSIINQTLKKNTISDMINTCYRILGSKKTVIFADQIMYTGFAYAARSGSSVGIDDMKIPKKKADIINDAKIEVEEIQEQFQSGLVTSGERYNKVIDIWSTANEKVSKSMMKNLSTENVKNKNGIIKKQLSFNSIFIMADSGARGSAAQIRQLAGMRGLMAKPDGSIIETPITANFREGLNVVQYFISTHGARKGLADTALKTANSGYLTRRLVDVAQDLVVTEKNCKTKNGIEMTSLIEGGNVKEPLKERVLGRISLNNIFKNHSKEILIKKNTLLNEKYCNLLEKNSIDVIKVRSIVHCETNFGVCAYCYGRDLARGELVKKGEAIGVIAAQSIGEPGTQLTMRTFHIGGAASRSVTESNIQIRNNGILKLNNAKFVINSNGKIVITSRNVELKIIDLLGQTKESYKIPYGSILKKKNGDQVYSKEIIAVWDPHTIPVITEVNGYLKFIDMIEGQSIIKKTDELTGQSSIIILDVSERNALGKELRPSLKIINSDKTDVLIPGTKIPAQYFLPGKTIVQLNNGNKIRSGDTLARVPQESVSTKDITGGLPRVADLFEARKPKELAILAEKSGMISFGKETKGKRRLIITSLNGKNIYEEMIPKWRQLNVFEGEIIEQGDVISDGPESPHDILRLRGIQSVTRYIVNEVQEVYRLQGVKINDKHIEAIIRQMLRKATIIDHGESDFLNGEQIEYSRIRLSNIKLKNKNKKTISYNRDLLGITKASLATESFISAASFQETTRVLTESAVAGKTDDLRGLKENVIVGRLIPAGTGYKYHQDRLLNKKVNKFKENKIKHNTSNKQISLEEASANLSELLNSNNL is encoded by the coding sequence TTGAAAGAGCTATTTAAATTTATTAAAAAAAATAAATCTGATAATTTTAATTCAATAAAAATATCATTGCCTTCCCCTGAAATTGTACGGTCGTGGTCATATGGAGAAGTAAAAAAACCAGAAACAATAAATTATAGAACATTTAAACCAGAAAGAGATGGATTATTTTGTGCTAGAATTTTTGGTCCGGTTAAAGATTATGAATGTTTATGTGGAAAATATAAAAGATTAAAACATAGAGGAGTAATTTGTGAAAAATGCGGTGTAGAAGTTACTCAAAGCAAAGTAAGAAGAGAAAGAATGGGACACATTGAATTAGCTTCTCCAATAGCTCATATTTGGTTTTTAAAATCTCTACCATCTAGAATCGGATTACTTTTAGATATGCCATTAAAAGATATAGAAAGAGTTTTATATTTTGAATCTTATGTTGTAATAGAAAATGGAACTACAACATTAAAAAAAGGATCAATTTTAACAGAAGAACAAAATATTGAAGCAATAGAAGAATTTGGAGATGAATTTCAAGCAGAAATGGGAGCAGAAGCAATACAAAAAATATTAAAAAAAATTAATTTAAAAAAAGAATGCAAAAAACTTAGAATAGAATTAAAACATACTCATTCTGAAACAAAAAAAAAAAAAACTACTAAAAGAATAAAATTAATTGAATCATTTATTAATTCTAATAATAAACCAGAATGGATGATACTTACTGTATTACCTATTTTACCACCAGATTTAAGACCATTGGTTCCATTAGATGGAGGAAGATTTGCCACATCAGATTTAAATGATTTATATAGAAGAGTAATCAATAGAAATAATAGATTAAAAAGATTATTAGAATTATCAGCGCCAGATATTATAGTAAGAAACGAAAAAAGAATGCTTCAAGAATCAGTAGATGCATTATTAGATAATGGAAGAAGAGGTAGAGCTATTATTGGATCAAATAAAAGACCATTAAAATCTCTTTCTGATATGATTAAAGGAAAACAAGGAAGATTTAGACAAAATTTACTTGGAAAAAGAGTTGATTATTCTGGTCGTTCTGTTATTACAGTTGGACCATATCTCAAACTAAATCAATGTGGTTTACCAAAAAAAATGGCTTTAGAATTATTTAAACCGTTTATATATGGAAAATTAGAAGAAAAAAATGTAGCTGCAACTATTAAATCAGCAAAAAAAATGGTAGAACAAGAAGATTCAATAGTTTGGGATGTTCTAGATGAAGTTATTAAAAAACACCCAATATTACTAAATAGAGCACCAACATTACATAGATTAGGAATACAAGCTTTTGAACCAATATTAATTGAAGGAAAAGCTATTCAATTACACCCATTAGTATGTGCAGCATATAATGCAGATTTCGATGGAGATCAAATGGCTGTTCACATTCCTTTAACTATTGAATCACAAGTAGAAGCAAAAAATTTAATGATGTCGACAAATAATATTCTTTCTCCAGCTAATGGAGAACCGATTATTGTTCCATCTCAGGATGTTGTTCTTGGGTTATATTATATGACTCGAGAAAAAATAAATGGAAAAGGCGAAAATATGCTTCTATCAGGACCAAAAGAAGCAGAAAAAATATATGAATTAGGTCTGGCTGAACTTCATTCTATTGTAAAAGTAAGAATTACTGAATATAAAAAATATAAAAATAAAATTAAAATAAAATATAAAAAAATTATTAAAACAACTATTGGAAGAGCAATATTATGGAAAATCGTTCCAAAAGGTATGCCTTTTTCTATAATTAATCAAACTCTTAAAAAAAATACTATATCTGATATGATTAATACATGTTATAGAATTTTAGGTTCTAAAAAAACAGTTATTTTCGCTGATCAAATAATGTACACTGGATTTGCTTATGCAGCACGATCAGGATCATCTGTTGGAATTGATGATATGAAAATACCTAAAAAAAAAGCAGATATAATTAATGATGCAAAAATAGAAGTTGAAGAAATACAAGAACAATTTCAATCAGGATTAGTAACTTCAGGAGAAAGATATAATAAAGTAATTGATATTTGGTCAACAGCTAATGAAAAAGTATCAAAATCTATGATGAAAAATTTATCTACTGAAAATGTTAAAAATAAAAATGGAATAATTAAAAAACAATTATCATTTAATAGTATTTTTATAATGGCAGATTCTGGAGCAAGAGGATCAGCAGCTCAAATTCGGCAATTGGCTGGAATGAGAGGTTTAATGGCTAAACCAGATGGATCAATTATAGAAACACCAATAACAGCAAATTTTAGAGAAGGATTAAATGTTGTTCAATATTTTATTTCAACACATGGAGCAAGAAAAGGATTAGCTGACACAGCTTTAAAAACAGCAAACTCTGGATATCTAACTCGTAGATTAGTTGATGTTGCTCAAGATTTAGTTGTAACAGAAAAAAATTGTAAAACAAAAAATGGAATAGAAATGACTTCTTTAATTGAAGGAGGAAATGTAAAAGAACCATTAAAAGAACGAGTATTAGGAAGAATTTCTTTAAACAATATATTTAAAAATCATTCAAAAGAAATATTAATCAAAAAAAATACATTATTAAATGAAAAATATTGTAATTTATTAGAAAAAAATTCAATCGATGTAATAAAAGTAAGATCAATAGTTCATTGTGAAACAAATTTTGGAGTTTGCGCTTATTGTTATGGAAGAGATTTAGCAAGAGGTGAATTAGTAAAAAAAGGAGAAGCAATTGGTGTAATTGCTGCTCAATCTATAGGAGAACCTGGAACACAATTAACTATGAGAACTTTTCATATAGGAGGAGCAGCATCAAGATCTGTAACAGAATCTAATATTCAAATCAGAAACAATGGAATATTAAAATTAAATAATGCAAAATTTGTTATTAACTCTAATGGAAAAATTGTTATCACATCTCGAAATGTTGAACTAAAAATAATTGATTTATTAGGTCAAACTAAAGAAAGTTATAAAATTCCATATGGATCAATTTTAAAGAAAAAAAATGGAGATCAAGTATATTCTAAAGAAATTATAGCAGTTTGGGATCCTCATACTATTCCAGTTATTACTGAAGTAAATGGATATTTAAAATTTATAGATATGATAGAAGGTCAAAGTATTATAAAAAAAACAGATGAATTAACTGGTCAATCATCTATAATTATTTTAGATGTATCTGAAAGAAACGCTTTAGGAAAAGAATTAAGACCTTCTTTGAAAATAATTAATTCTGATAAAACTGATGTATTAATACCAGGAACAAAAATTCCTGCTCAATATTTTTTACCTGGAAAAACAATAGTTCAATTAAATAATGGAAATAAAATTAGATCGGGTGATACATTAGCAAGAGTTCCTCAAGAATCTGTAAGCACTAAAGATATTACAGGAGGTTTACCAAGAGTTGCTGATTTATTTGAAGCAAGAAAACCTAAAGAATTAGCTATTTTAGCTGAAAAAAGTGGAATGATTTCATTCGGAAAAGAAACAAAAGGAAAAAGAAGATTAATTATTACTTCATTAAACGGAAAAAATATATATGAAGAAATGATTCCTAAATGGAGGCAATTAAATGTTTTTGAAGGAGAAATTATAGAACAAGGAGATGTGATTTCAGATGGTCCAGAATCTCCACATGATATTTTAAGATTAAGAGGTATTCAATCTGTAACAAGATATATAGTGAATGAAGTTCAAGAAGTATATAGATTACAAGGAGTAAAAATTAATGATAAACATATTGAAGCAATTATTAGACAAATGTTAAGAAAAGCAACAATTATTGATCATGGAGAATCAGATTTTCTAAATGGAGAACAAATTGAATATTCTCGAATAAGATTATCTAATATTAAATTAAAAAATAAAAACAAAAAAACAATATCTTATAACAGGGATTTATTAGGAATAACTAAAGCTTCTTTAGCTACAGAATCTTTTATTTCTGCTGCATCATTTCAAGAAACAACACGAGTATTAACAGAATCTGCAGTAGCTGGAAAAACAGATGATTTAAGAGGATTAAAAGAAAACGTTATAGTTGGACGATTAATTCCAGCAGGAACTGGATATAAATATCATCAAGATAGATTACTTAATAAAAAAGTAAATAAATTTAAAGAAAATAAAATAAAACATAATACTTCGAATAAACAAATTAGTTTAGAAGAAGCTTCAGCTAACTTATCAGAATTATTAAATTCAAATAATTTATAA